ACGGCGATCGACGCGCTGATCGCGGTCTGCGTGTCCGTGGTGCCGCCGTCGAGGGCGAGCACCATGATGATGGCGGACGCGACCGACGCGAGCGCGGCGTCAGGGGCGACGGCGGCGCCGATGTTGGCCCAGCCGAGGGCCATCATCTGCAGCGAGCCGCCGAGCATGATGCCCTCGGTGGGGTGACCGCTCACGAGTCCGATGAGGGTGCATGCCACGAGCGGCTGGTGGAACTGGAACTCGTCCACGACACCCTCCATGCCCGCGAGCAGGGCCACAATGGCAATGAGAATAACGGTAAATACCGACATTGGTCCCTCCCTTTCCTAGGCCAGCTCGGCCTTCGCCTTCTTGATGAGCGCGTCGAACGACTCCGCGGAGTCGGCGGGCACCTTGCGGATGTCGAACTTGATGCCGTGGGCCTTGAGCTTCTCGAGCGTCTCGACGTCATCGTTGTCCATGGCGATCGCGTTGTTGACGACGACTTTGCCCACGGAGTGGGCCATGGAGCCGATGTTGACCTCGTGCACGTCCACGCCGCCCTCGACCGCGCGCAGGAGGTCCTGCGGCGTCTCGAAGAGCAGCATGGCCTTGGTGGCCCCGAAGCGCGGGTCGTGCGCGACCTCGATCATCTTGTCGATGGGGATGACGTGGGCCTTGACCCCTGGAGGCGCCGCCTGCTCAATCATGGACTTGCGCAGCTCGTCATGGGCCACGGCGTCCGAGACCACGATGATGCGGTCGGGACCGGTCATCTTGGTCCAGGTGGTAGCCACCTGGCCGTGGAGCAGGCGCGTGTCCACACGGGTGAGCACGAACTTGATGTGGCCGTCTCCGAGGACGGTTCCCTCGGGGATGGATCCGACCGGGGCGCTGGGCGCAGGAGCCGCGGGCGCAGGAGCTGTGGGCGCCAGGTCCTCGGGCTTGACGACCACACCGGCCTTGGCGTCGCCGAAGGCCTCCTTGGCGACATCGGCGGCGGTCTCGGAGCCGGGGCGCGCGCCGTAGGCCGAGACGAGCATCGGCAGGTTCAGGCCGCCCAGGGCGACCCAGCCTTCGTGTCCCTCCTCGTCAAGCAGCAAACTGACCTGGTTCCAGGGCGTTCCCCCCTGGAGGTCGACCAGGAACAGAACCTGCTCCTGGTCCTCGAGGCCCTGAACGGCCTCGAGAAGCTTCGCCTTGAGGTCGCCTGGCCCCATCTCGGGCGTGAGCGTCACGGTTGCCACGTTTTCCTGCGGACCAAAGATCATCTGACCGGACGTCTTGATGCCCTCGGCGAACGTGCCATGACTGGCTAGAACGATGCTAACCACTGCTTACCTCCTTTTCCCAACGCAAATGAATACGCATGCATGCAACAGGTAGGAAAATCCCTCATGAATTCTCCTTCTCTGCTCCATGAGACGTCCATATTCTATTCTTAAATTCGACATATGCAACTCTTTATTTTATTTTTTTTCTTCACGGAAGAGAGGGCGCCGTTCGGGGGCCTCGGTGTTGACATTTGGAATTTATACCCCCACCTATCTTCTGGAGGGTGCGGGGCCCCGGCGCGCGACCAGCACGGTCGAGCGCGCAGCCGGGTGCGCAGCCAAGCGTAGGATTGGGGCACAATTTTTATATTCAGCGCCTCTGAGGGCACCCGCCCTTCTCTGCGGCCTGAGGAAACGCCGCCGGAGGCAGCAAAAAAACGCTCGCAGGGGGCCAGGGCATCAAAAATGTGCCCCAATCCTCGCGCGGCGGGGAGGAGGGACGAGAAGGCAGGTGGGCTGAGGAAAAAGCGCGGAGAGGGCGAGAAGGAGA
This is a stretch of genomic DNA from Thermophilibacter immobilis. It encodes these proteins:
- a CDS encoding PTS sugar transporter subunit IIB, which encodes MVSIVLASHGTFAEGIKTSGQMIFGPQENVATVTLTPEMGPGDLKAKLLEAVQGLEDQEQVLFLVDLQGGTPWNQVSLLLDEEGHEGWVALGGLNLPMLVSAYGARPGSETAADVAKEAFGDAKAGVVVKPEDLAPTAPAPAAPAPSAPVGSIPEGTVLGDGHIKFVLTRVDTRLLHGQVATTWTKMTGPDRIIVVSDAVAHDELRKSMIEQAAPPGVKAHVIPIDKMIEVAHDPRFGATKAMLLFETPQDLLRAVEGGVDVHEVNIGSMAHSVGKVVVNNAIAMDNDDVETLEKLKAHGIKFDIRKVPADSAESFDALIKKAKAELA